One window of Bacillus alkalicellulosilyticus genomic DNA carries:
- a CDS encoding DUF1540 domain-containing protein produces the protein MPKVEVSCAISNCTFYGEGNVCTADKIMVELDNHARYDTEMSAELNEKNHIDEADTSAETCCKTFKPKRF, from the coding sequence ATGCCTAAAGTTGAAGTTTCTTGTGCCATCTCAAACTGTACATTTTACGGCGAAGGCAATGTGTGTACCGCAGATAAAATTATGGTGGAATTAGATAACCATGCAAGATATGACACAGAAATGTCCGCCGAATTAAATGAGAAAAATCATATTGATGAGGCAGATACATCAGCAGAAACCTGTTGTAAGACATTTAAACCAAAGAGGTTTTAA
- a CDS encoding helix-turn-helix domain-containing protein, producing MAIIINIDVMLAKRKMSVTELSEKVGITMANLSILKNGKAKAIRLSTLDAICKALDCQPGDILEYKGDEDTSFL from the coding sequence ATGGCCATCATTATTAACATAGATGTCATGTTAGCAAAAAGAAAAATGAGCGTAACCGAACTATCTGAAAAAGTCGGAATTACGATGGCGAATCTCTCTATTTTAAAAAACGGGAAGGCAAAAGCCATTCGTCTTTCTACGTTGGATGCCATTTGCAAAGCGTTAGATTGCCAGCCCGGAGATATACTGGAATACAAAGGTGATGAAGACACATCGTTTCTTTGA
- a CDS encoding DUF2975 domain-containing protein: MNRGKTHFLKIAVILIGLTILCLSIFYLPWLANETARMFPEYSYLQYPVLFGLYVTVIPFYFSLYQAFTLLLYIDENKAFSGEAVQRLISIKKSAVLITLIYMAGIFFLALQRAMHPGIGIIALVIMLTSVVIAVFASVLQQLLQQALQIKSENDLTV, from the coding sequence ATGAACCGTGGAAAAACACACTTTTTAAAGATAGCCGTTATTCTCATCGGACTAACCATACTTTGCTTATCTATATTTTATTTACCCTGGTTAGCCAATGAAACAGCAAGGATGTTCCCTGAGTATTCTTATTTGCAATATCCTGTTTTATTCGGTTTGTATGTGACAGTCATACCCTTTTACTTTTCACTATATCAGGCATTTACCCTGTTGCTTTATATTGATGAGAACAAAGCCTTTTCAGGAGAGGCTGTACAAAGGTTGATTTCTATTAAAAAATCAGCTGTCTTGATAACGCTAATATATATGGCAGGCATTTTCTTTCTCGCCCTACAACGAGCAATGCATCCTGGAATAGGAATTATTGCTTTAGTCATTATGCTTACATCCGTGGTGATAGCGGTTTTTGCTTCGGTTCTTCAGCAACTATTGCAGCAAGCATTGCAGATTAAATCAGAAAACGACTTGACGGTGTAG
- a CDS encoding sigma-70 family RNA polymerase sigma factor, with protein sequence MEITESNVVHQIKKKNEKALVFVIHQYGGLLHAIITRHIHGRTQDYEECLDDVLLSIWNHIDSYDANKNSFKQWVAAIAKYKAIDYQRKYVLQQTRYHEGEITDNLIQTKIETSIPEVDELLEELSDSERLVFTKYYLEGTPAKEIATQFDAKESWVHNKLSRGRKKLRTLFVHHFKA encoded by the coding sequence ATGGAAATTACTGAAAGTAATGTCGTTCATCAAATTAAAAAGAAAAATGAAAAAGCTCTCGTCTTTGTTATACATCAATATGGTGGATTACTTCATGCAATTATTACCCGCCATATCCATGGAAGAACTCAAGATTATGAAGAGTGCTTGGATGATGTGTTACTGTCGATTTGGAATCATATTGATTCTTATGACGCAAACAAAAATTCATTTAAACAATGGGTTGCAGCAATTGCAAAATACAAAGCGATTGATTACCAAAGGAAATACGTGCTTCAACAAACCAGGTATCACGAAGGTGAAATCACTGATAATTTGATACAAACAAAGATTGAAACGTCTATTCCTGAGGTCGACGAGTTACTTGAGGAGCTATCAGATAGCGAACGGTTGGTTTTTACGAAGTACTATTTAGAAGGAACACCGGCAAAAGAAATTGCAACACAATTTGATGCAAAGGAATCATGGGTGCATAACAAGCTATCAAGAGGGAGAAAAAAGCTAAGAACCCTCTTTGTTCATCATTTTAAAGCGTGA